One window from the genome of Pseudalkalibacillus hwajinpoensis encodes:
- a CDS encoding serine hydrolase domain-containing protein, producing the protein MKRKTLSLLLTTALGTSLLAPGSGLAAPGPTIEKAGKVNMSHSKSHPTFSWDNPGPTSPVLHLGSVKGAGMREEPLNEIDDLIEGAIDEQVMPGAVAFVARRGHIVKEEAYGYAAQYTDDEFTEMKNRIPMSKETIFDLASISKLFTTTAAMTLYEDGEFKLDDPVAKYIPEFAANGKESVTIEQLMTHTSGFKPWIPLYTIEGDREDRLEYVFNYPLQSEPGSEYTYSDLNMITLGALIERLSGMRLDEYVKKEITNPLDMKDTMYNPPAELKERIAATEYQPWTNRGLVWGEVHDESAWSLDGVAGHAGVFSTASDLAKFAHMFLMEGRYGGTRILQPETVKLLTENRIPEFPGDDHGLGWELQQGWFMDALSESTTLGHTGYTGTSIVVSPTNQTIAILLTNRVHPTRETVSTSPTRRKFARKVADAIPVAMNKKADPWFAGYGDNESKYLTAKVNVHKESIITFDTWYQIEEGYDMGTVEVSENGNEWTEELQLTGSSKKWEAKEVALPANTKYVRFTYKTDGSTNKRGWYVDDLKVNGSTVTLTSDEWMKRSY; encoded by the coding sequence ATGAAAAGAAAAACGCTGTCACTGCTTCTGACCACCGCGCTTGGTACATCACTTTTAGCTCCAGGATCTGGTTTGGCTGCACCTGGTCCAACGATTGAGAAAGCGGGGAAGGTCAACATGAGTCATAGTAAGAGTCATCCAACTTTTTCGTGGGACAATCCTGGACCGACATCGCCTGTTCTGCATCTTGGTTCAGTCAAAGGAGCCGGAATGCGAGAAGAACCACTTAATGAGATTGATGATTTGATCGAAGGCGCCATCGATGAACAGGTTATGCCTGGCGCGGTTGCGTTTGTAGCGAGAAGAGGACATATCGTAAAGGAAGAAGCTTACGGTTATGCTGCGCAATACACAGATGATGAGTTTACTGAAATGAAAAACCGAATTCCGATGAGTAAGGAAACCATTTTTGATCTTGCCTCAATTAGCAAACTTTTCACAACAACGGCGGCAATGACGCTCTATGAAGATGGGGAATTTAAGCTGGATGATCCCGTAGCGAAGTACATTCCGGAATTTGCAGCGAACGGAAAGGAAAGCGTTACCATCGAACAGCTGATGACACATACATCGGGATTCAAACCATGGATTCCGCTCTACACGATCGAAGGCGATCGAGAAGATCGCCTGGAGTATGTTTTTAACTATCCACTTCAATCAGAGCCGGGGAGTGAGTATACATACAGCGATCTTAACATGATTACACTTGGTGCTCTTATTGAACGATTGTCTGGGATGCGTCTAGATGAATATGTAAAAAAAGAAATCACCAATCCGCTTGATATGAAGGATACGATGTACAATCCTCCTGCTGAATTAAAGGAACGAATTGCGGCTACGGAATACCAGCCATGGACGAACAGAGGGCTTGTCTGGGGGGAAGTTCATGATGAGAGTGCCTGGTCATTGGACGGAGTCGCTGGTCATGCAGGTGTTTTCTCGACAGCATCGGATCTCGCTAAATTTGCTCATATGTTTCTGATGGAAGGGCGCTATGGTGGGACACGCATTCTTCAACCGGAGACGGTGAAACTTTTAACAGAAAATCGGATTCCAGAGTTTCCGGGTGACGATCATGGCCTCGGCTGGGAGCTCCAACAAGGTTGGTTCATGGATGCTTTATCTGAAAGCACAACGCTCGGTCATACAGGTTATACAGGGACGTCAATCGTTGTCAGTCCAACGAATCAGACAATTGCGATCTTATTAACGAATCGGGTTCATCCGACGCGTGAAACCGTATCTACTTCTCCAACGAGACGGAAGTTTGCAAGAAAGGTAGCGGATGCGATTCCAGTTGCGATGAACAAGAAAGCTGATCCCTGGTTTGCTGGTTATGGAGATAACGAATCGAAGTATCTGACTGCTAAAGTTAACGTGCACAAAGAATCTATTATTACTTTTGATACGTGGTACCAAATTGAGGAAGGCTACGACATGGGAACAGTAGAGGTTTCAGAGAATGGAAATGAATGGACCGAAGAACTTCAGCTAACAGGAAGCAGTAAGAAATGGGAGGCGAAAGAAGTCGCTTTACCTGCAAACACAAAGTACGTTCGCTTCACATATAAGACAGATGGCTCTACGAACAAACGTGGTTGGTATGTTGATGATTTGAAGGTGAATGGCTCAACAGTCACGCTTACGAGTGATGAATGGATGAAGCGATCATATTAA
- the murQ gene encoding N-acetylmuramic acid 6-phosphate etherase — protein sequence MNLNNIQTERRNQNTLNIDQMTTHEVLTIINEEDHVIPDAIKETLPVIERLVDRIVDAFQHNGRLIYVGAGTSGRLGVLDASECPPTFGTPSNQVIGVIAGGDKALQYALEGAEDDEEQAVLDMKELSLTKKDVIVGIAASGRTPYTVAAMAYAKEIGATVGAVTCSENTKMEEVAHHSIVANVGPEVVTGSTRMKAGTAQKLVLNMLTTASMIKIGKVYSNLMVDVVPTNSKLVQRGKNIVAEISGVSTEEAEKALEEYGSTKGAILSLLTGLKGEIVHSTLERYDGHLRKAIESAFVTS from the coding sequence ATGAATTTAAATAACATCCAGACCGAGCGTAGAAATCAAAACACACTGAACATTGATCAAATGACAACACATGAAGTTCTTACCATCATAAACGAGGAAGATCATGTTATACCAGACGCTATTAAAGAAACCCTACCAGTTATTGAACGTCTTGTTGATCGAATTGTAGATGCCTTTCAACATAATGGTCGCTTAATTTATGTGGGGGCAGGGACGAGTGGGAGACTTGGCGTTCTTGATGCCTCTGAATGCCCTCCAACGTTCGGAACGCCGTCAAATCAGGTGATTGGTGTGATCGCGGGTGGCGATAAAGCTCTTCAATATGCGCTTGAAGGTGCTGAGGATGATGAAGAGCAGGCTGTCTTAGATATGAAAGAGCTGTCGCTTACGAAGAAAGACGTGATCGTAGGGATTGCAGCTAGTGGACGCACACCTTATACGGTAGCCGCAATGGCTTATGCCAAAGAAATTGGTGCAACGGTTGGGGCGGTTACGTGTAGTGAAAATACAAAGATGGAAGAAGTCGCTCACCACAGCATCGTTGCGAATGTCGGACCAGAAGTTGTCACGGGATCGACGCGGATGAAAGCGGGGACGGCCCAGAAGCTTGTATTAAATATGCTAACGACTGCTTCGATGATTAAAATTGGAAAAGTTTATAGCAATTTGATGGTTGATGTTGTACCAACAAATAGTAAACTCGTTCAGCGTGGTAAGAACATTGTTGCAGAAATTTCAGGTGTATCTACTGAGGAGGCGGAGAAAGCTCTTGAAGAATACGGATCAACGAAAGGAGCGATTCTTTCGTTACTAACAGGATTAAAAGGAGAAATTGTTCATTCGACATTAGAAAGGTATGATGGGCATTTGCGAAAAGCGATTGAATCTGCTTTTGTGACAAGCTAA
- a CDS encoding MurR/RpiR family transcriptional regulator codes for MNGGLISIQESITSLKPSERKVAEYIIHYPEEVINLSIQKLSKRTEVSEATIIRLARTLNYKGFQELKLRIAGDLATKQTSKSYQEISIDGTVDSFIENVSNNNIQSINDTISVLSKEEVEKAITVLSRARKIALYGIGASGLIAQDFKQKLSRINRWCEAAVDYDTQGTISANLGEADVVFGISYSGQTRDIIESLKIAKDNGATVITLTKYGTNPVYDLADIKLFTSSLEKSIRSGAMSSRISQLNVIDILYVGMTSRNYDESVAALERTRKAVEVVKKHV; via the coding sequence ATGAACGGAGGCCTGATCAGTATTCAGGAATCAATCACTTCATTAAAACCTTCAGAACGAAAAGTAGCGGAATACATCATTCATTATCCGGAAGAAGTAATCAACCTTTCCATTCAGAAACTCTCGAAACGAACAGAAGTGAGTGAAGCGACAATTATCCGCCTTGCTCGAACGCTGAACTACAAAGGGTTTCAAGAATTGAAGCTTCGAATCGCGGGTGATCTTGCAACGAAGCAGACGAGCAAATCTTATCAAGAAATATCGATTGATGGGACGGTGGATTCGTTTATTGAAAATGTATCAAACAATAATATTCAGTCGATTAATGATACAATTTCTGTTCTATCAAAAGAGGAAGTAGAGAAAGCAATCACTGTTTTAAGTCGTGCGAGGAAAATTGCGCTATATGGTATTGGAGCATCAGGATTAATTGCCCAGGATTTCAAACAAAAACTTTCTCGTATTAATCGCTGGTGTGAAGCTGCAGTCGATTATGATACACAAGGGACGATTAGCGCAAACCTCGGAGAAGCTGACGTCGTTTTCGGCATTTCTTATTCTGGCCAAACAAGAGACATTATTGAATCTCTGAAAATCGCAAAAGACAATGGTGCCACTGTGATTACTTTAACCAAATACGGTACAAATCCAGTTTATGACCTCGCTGATATTAAGCTTTTCACAAGCTCTCTTGAAAAGAGCATTCGAAGTGGTGCGATGAGCTCACGTATTTCTCAACTGAACGTCATTGATATTTTGTATGTTGGCATGACCAGTCGAAACTACGATGAGAGCGTTGCTGCACTTGAGCGAACGCGAAAAGCAGTTGAGGTTGTGAAGAAGCATGTATGA
- a CDS encoding glycoside hydrolase family 3 protein translates to MRTRQKRLIVTFLALLMIFSQAVMLPGKASAKKAGSPELILMENVPEVSSEFDGKSITLHALHIYDDGHFMKIDQNLKWKSSNKKVAKVDREGNVTLTGKRGRTFITVSDGKNKDRIALDYKVDKSNKKSSAPSLIKQKGKQYDIIENAIDGMTMEEKIGQMLMPDYRNWNGENVTEMLPEIEEQIEEYHLGGVILFRENVVTTEQTTKLVADYQEASEKYGLLMTIDQEGGIVTRLQSGTDMPGNMALGATRSKDLTKEVGHAIGEELASLGINMNFAPDMDVNNNPDNPVIGVRSFGEDPELVADLGIAYTKGLQETGVAATAKHFPGHGDTAVDSHLGLPEVPYDKERLMEVELYPFQKAMEAGIDAIMTAHVTFPKIDDTKVISKKDGTEISLPATLSHKVLTELMRDEMGYEGVITTDAMNMGAIQDHFGSVDAAIRAVKAGTDIVLMPVGLQEVAEGLYGAVESGDISEERIEASVERILTLKVNRGIIKSENPSDVNKQIQEALETVGSDEHKAVEKEAADKSITLVKNDNVLPLDGNSDDHVVVIGRSFVESLGNAVKAAHDNTTVIEVNASYTLTDEQRETLASADQIIIGTYTYSVSTRSPEHPQMMMVDTIMSETDADVIAIGIRNPYDIMAYPNVDSYIAQYGFRTASFEATAATIFGENAPSGKLPITIPGETGGVLYNFGHGLTY, encoded by the coding sequence ATGCGAACGAGACAGAAACGGCTGATTGTCACTTTTCTTGCATTGTTAATGATCTTTTCCCAGGCAGTTATGTTACCGGGGAAAGCTTCCGCAAAAAAAGCAGGTTCACCCGAGTTGATTTTAATGGAAAATGTTCCTGAAGTGAGTTCAGAATTTGATGGGAAAAGCATCACATTGCATGCGCTTCACATTTACGATGATGGTCACTTTATGAAAATAGATCAAAATCTGAAGTGGAAGTCATCCAATAAAAAGGTGGCAAAAGTAGATCGTGAAGGGAACGTAACGCTGACAGGTAAGCGTGGCCGGACGTTCATTACGGTTTCAGATGGTAAGAACAAAGATCGGATTGCCCTTGATTATAAAGTGGATAAATCAAATAAAAAATCATCCGCTCCGTCTTTGATTAAACAGAAAGGGAAGCAATACGACATTATCGAAAATGCGATTGACGGTATGACGATGGAAGAAAAAATCGGTCAAATGCTGATGCCGGACTATCGAAATTGGAACGGTGAAAATGTCACTGAAATGCTTCCGGAAATTGAAGAGCAAATTGAAGAATATCATCTCGGAGGCGTGATTTTATTCAGAGAAAACGTGGTTACAACCGAGCAAACGACGAAGCTTGTTGCTGATTATCAGGAAGCATCTGAGAAGTACGGTCTGCTCATGACGATTGATCAGGAGGGAGGCATTGTAACGCGTCTGCAGTCGGGAACAGATATGCCAGGGAACATGGCGCTCGGTGCTACGCGTTCTAAAGATCTGACGAAGGAAGTTGGACATGCGATTGGGGAAGAGCTTGCCTCCCTTGGTATTAACATGAACTTCGCACCTGATATGGACGTGAACAACAATCCGGATAATCCTGTTATTGGTGTTCGTTCATTTGGAGAAGATCCAGAGCTCGTTGCGGACCTTGGTATTGCGTATACAAAAGGTCTTCAGGAAACTGGCGTTGCAGCAACGGCTAAGCACTTTCCAGGGCACGGAGACACAGCAGTTGATTCACATCTAGGTCTTCCAGAAGTGCCTTATGATAAAGAACGTCTCATGGAAGTCGAACTCTATCCATTTCAGAAGGCAATGGAAGCTGGGATTGACGCGATTATGACAGCGCACGTGACGTTCCCTAAAATCGATGATACGAAAGTGATTTCCAAAAAAGATGGTACAGAAATTTCTCTTCCGGCCACACTCTCGCACAAAGTTTTAACAGAATTAATGCGTGATGAGATGGGGTATGAAGGCGTCATTACAACGGATGCGATGAACATGGGTGCCATCCAGGATCACTTCGGATCTGTTGACGCAGCGATTCGCGCAGTGAAAGCAGGAACCGATATCGTCCTGATGCCAGTTGGACTTCAAGAAGTGGCAGAAGGATTATATGGAGCAGTTGAATCAGGTGACATATCTGAAGAACGGATCGAAGCATCAGTGGAACGAATCCTAACATTAAAAGTGAATCGTGGAATCATCAAGTCGGAGAACCCGAGTGACGTAAATAAACAAATTCAAGAAGCGCTCGAGACAGTAGGGTCAGACGAGCATAAAGCCGTTGAGAAAGAAGCGGCGGATAAATCCATTACGCTTGTAAAGAATGACAATGTCCTTCCTCTTGACGGGAACAGTGATGATCACGTTGTCGTTATCGGACGAAGTTTTGTTGAATCACTCGGTAACGCAGTAAAAGCAGCGCATGACAATACGACGGTTATTGAAGTAAATGCAAGCTACACACTAACAGATGAACAGCGTGAAACTCTTGCGTCTGCTGATCAAATCATCATTGGCACGTATACGTACAGTGTGAGTACGCGTTCGCCTGAGCATCCACAGATGATGATGGTCGATACGATTATGAGTGAAACGGATGCGGATGTGATTGCGATTGGGATCCGTAATCCATATGACATTATGGCTTATCCGAACGTTGACAGTTACATTGCTCAGTATGGTTTTAGAACGGCTAGCTTTGAAGCAACAGCCGCTACCATTTTTGGTGAAAATGCACCGTCAGGTAAGCTACCAATAACGATCCCGGGGGAAACGGGCGGCGTGCTTTATAACTTTGGTCATGGGTTAACGTACTAA
- a CDS encoding tripartite tricarboxylate transporter substrate binding protein, protein MRRKMNLFMSLLLGSVLLLSACGSNESAGNSSGDNGEWSPDKPIEMIAPAGAGGGWDTTARTISKVMEKENIIDKRMAVANKPGGGGAVGWSYVDKKGGDHTLFITSPPILFVPLNGQSELGHNDFTPIAGVIADYSAFVVPANSPYDSMNDLVDALKEDPTSVSVVGDSSPGSMDHMAFVKAVKAGGVDIKQLKYVSAQDGSGMSMLLGNKVDVYSTGLAEATEQARAGKVKVLAITSPEPLEGETVSEFPTLKEQGIDDEFIVWRGIMGPKDMSAEAATFYEQAVKDMMETDEWKTQLDNFGWNDNFMSGEDFQEFLDQEYDTMEELMNEVGLAK, encoded by the coding sequence ATGAGACGAAAAATGAACTTGTTCATGTCCCTTTTGTTGGGGAGCGTTCTTCTATTGAGCGCTTGTGGAAGTAATGAAAGTGCGGGAAATTCTTCAGGCGATAATGGTGAATGGAGTCCTGATAAACCCATCGAAATGATTGCGCCGGCTGGAGCTGGGGGTGGTTGGGATACAACTGCTCGAACAATCTCAAAAGTAATGGAGAAGGAAAATATTATCGATAAACGTATGGCTGTTGCCAATAAACCAGGTGGTGGAGGTGCTGTTGGTTGGTCTTATGTCGATAAGAAAGGTGGCGATCATACACTTTTCATCACATCACCCCCGATTTTATTTGTTCCATTAAACGGACAATCCGAGCTTGGACACAATGATTTCACACCAATTGCGGGTGTAATTGCGGACTATTCAGCTTTTGTTGTACCTGCTAATTCGCCATACGATAGTATGAATGATCTTGTTGATGCACTAAAAGAAGATCCAACCTCTGTGTCAGTTGTGGGAGATTCTTCTCCAGGAAGCATGGATCACATGGCATTCGTTAAAGCCGTAAAAGCCGGTGGTGTTGATATTAAGCAACTGAAATATGTTTCTGCTCAGGATGGTAGCGGAATGAGCATGCTGCTTGGAAATAAAGTCGATGTCTACTCAACAGGTCTCGCAGAAGCAACAGAACAGGCACGTGCTGGTAAAGTGAAAGTTCTTGCTATAACTTCACCTGAGCCACTTGAAGGCGAAACAGTATCCGAATTTCCAACGCTAAAAGAACAAGGGATCGATGACGAATTCATCGTTTGGAGAGGTATTATGGGACCAAAAGATATGTCGGCAGAAGCCGCTACATTCTATGAGCAAGCTGTCAAAGACATGATGGAAACGGATGAATGGAAAACACAGCTTGACAATTTTGGTTGGAATGATAACTTTATGTCCGGTGAGGACTTTCAAGAATTTCTGGATCAAGAATATGACACGATGGAAGAATTGATGAACGAAGTTGGTTTAGCAAAATAA
- a CDS encoding exo-beta-N-acetylmuramidase NamZ family protein encodes MKKWLVMVLTTMLVLSSLSVAFADNNGKGHGHDKRKKFKLGVEVLLEDQKELIEGKSVGLITNPTGVDQELNSIVDLLHNDSDVDLKALYGPEHGVRGSAQAGEYVEYYTDEETGLPVYSLYGSTKKPTPEMLEGIDVLLFDIQDVGTRFYTYIYTMAYAMEAASENDIEFIVLDRPNPLGGEAVEGPVLDDEYASFVGKYEIPLRHGMTVGELASLFNEEFEIGADLTVVEMDKWKRDMYYDDTPLEWVLPSPNMPTLDTALAYPGAALIEGTNVSEGRGTTKPFELIGAPFINATELAGELNELKLPGVDFRAASFTPSFSKHAGELTHGVQIHVTDKEAFKPVKTGLSLVKTIHDLYPEDFEFRAENSAGVSFFDLLVGNGWIREGIENGDSVKKMEKQWEDDLKDFKEVREDYLLY; translated from the coding sequence ATGAAAAAGTGGCTTGTGATGGTGTTAACTACGATGCTTGTCTTATCATCATTATCTGTGGCATTCGCTGATAACAATGGGAAAGGACACGGTCATGATAAGCGTAAGAAGTTCAAGCTTGGTGTGGAAGTTCTACTCGAAGATCAAAAAGAGCTTATCGAAGGAAAAAGCGTTGGCCTGATTACAAATCCTACAGGGGTAGATCAGGAGCTTAATAGCATTGTTGACTTGCTTCACAATGATTCCGATGTTGATTTAAAGGCACTTTATGGACCGGAACATGGCGTGCGTGGAAGCGCACAGGCAGGAGAATATGTCGAGTATTATACGGATGAAGAAACAGGGTTACCCGTTTACAGTCTCTATGGATCTACTAAAAAGCCGACGCCAGAAATGCTAGAAGGCATTGATGTTCTTCTTTTCGATATTCAGGATGTAGGCACGCGTTTCTATACGTACATTTATACGATGGCCTATGCTATGGAAGCTGCCAGCGAGAATGACATTGAATTCATCGTGCTTGATCGTCCTAACCCTCTAGGTGGGGAAGCGGTGGAAGGTCCCGTTCTTGATGATGAATACGCTTCGTTCGTCGGAAAATATGAAATTCCACTTCGTCATGGCATGACAGTAGGTGAGCTTGCTTCACTTTTCAATGAAGAATTTGAAATCGGTGCTGATTTAACAGTTGTTGAAATGGATAAGTGGAAGAGGGATATGTATTACGATGATACGCCACTTGAATGGGTATTGCCCTCGCCTAATATGCCAACGCTCGATACAGCGCTCGCTTATCCTGGAGCTGCCTTAATCGAAGGAACAAACGTATCCGAAGGTCGAGGTACCACAAAGCCTTTTGAATTAATCGGTGCACCATTTATTAACGCAACGGAACTTGCCGGTGAACTGAACGAATTGAAACTTCCAGGGGTTGATTTTAGGGCAGCTTCCTTTACTCCTTCGTTTTCGAAGCATGCGGGAGAGTTAACACATGGCGTTCAAATTCATGTGACTGATAAAGAAGCGTTCAAGCCAGTCAAAACAGGATTAAGCCTCGTGAAAACCATTCACGATCTCTATCCTGAAGACTTTGAATTTCGCGCAGAAAATAGCGCAGGCGTCTCATTCTTTGATCTTCTCGTTGGAAACGGGTGGATTCGAGAAGGCATTGAAAATGGAGACAGCGTGAAAAAGATGGAGAAGCAGTGGGAAGATGATTTAAAAGATTTTAAAGAAGTAAGAGAAGACTATTTACTATACTAG
- a CDS encoding tripartite tricarboxylate transporter TctB family protein codes for MLASVERKVAIVLLLISILYLFLSFQLPAFPYAIVDADALPKGLGFLLAALSILLFILNPTEDRKKSDIKKDEVLMLLAVSGLIFVYILLFELLGFVIVTILFLLVTSRMLGYTKRKTLIAVSIGFTLVLYFSFNYLLQIYLPQGPLPF; via the coding sequence ATGCTAGCAAGTGTTGAACGTAAAGTAGCCATTGTTTTATTGCTTATTTCCATTTTATATCTCTTCCTTAGTTTTCAGCTGCCAGCTTTTCCATACGCCATCGTAGATGCCGACGCACTACCGAAAGGACTGGGATTTTTACTCGCAGCGCTCTCGATCTTACTATTCATTCTGAACCCTACTGAAGATCGAAAAAAAAGTGACATTAAAAAAGATGAAGTGCTCATGTTACTGGCCGTTTCTGGCCTTATCTTTGTCTATATTCTCTTATTTGAGCTCCTAGGATTTGTGATTGTCACAATCTTATTCCTACTCGTTACGTCACGTATGCTTGGTTATACAAAACGGAAAACATTGATTGCTGTTTCAATCGGCTTTACGCTTGTCCTTTATTTTTCATTTAACTATTTACTTCAAATCTATTTACCGCAAGGCCCACTTCCCTTTTAG
- a CDS encoding PTS transporter subunit EIIC has translation MRKEERLAGEILPHLGGPSNISSLTSCMTRLRVTPIDETKVDLDQLKEIDGVLGVVEAETIQIILGPGIVTRVAEEVSKLSGVDAEDLEDDENIFEGLADQTKSDLKQKNATPFKLFLRKIASIFIPLIPAIVASGLIAGITNIVIRSGVDPETSLVSILNFIGWGLFSYLGIFVGINAAKEFGGTPALGGIAGILIINPALAEITLFGEQLVPGRGGLVGVMLAAFFMAWTERRVRRFVPSSLDIIVTPTISVLITGFATLIVLQPIGGFVSDLITKGLLGLIDAGGIFSGLILAGTFLPLVVTGLHQGLTPVHMELINTIGDDPLLPILAMGGAGQVGAAFAIYFKTKNKKLRKVIKAGLPVGILGIGEPLIFGVTLPLGRPFITACLGAAIGGAFAAFFKVATIAIGVSGLPLIFLVNSNQILYYIISLVVAYFFGFVFTYLFGFKEEMTVAIDKGASKNTAA, from the coding sequence GTGAGAAAAGAAGAACGCTTAGCAGGGGAGATTCTACCGCATTTAGGTGGACCATCGAACATTAGCTCTTTAACAAGTTGTATGACGAGGCTTAGGGTAACACCGATTGATGAGACAAAAGTAGATCTTGATCAATTGAAAGAAATTGACGGCGTGCTTGGCGTAGTGGAAGCTGAAACAATCCAAATTATTTTAGGTCCTGGAATTGTGACAAGGGTAGCAGAAGAAGTTTCAAAGCTGAGTGGTGTTGATGCGGAGGATTTGGAAGATGATGAGAACATCTTTGAAGGACTCGCAGATCAAACAAAATCAGATCTTAAGCAAAAGAACGCAACACCATTTAAGTTATTTTTACGAAAAATAGCTAGTATATTCATTCCTCTTATTCCAGCTATCGTTGCGTCAGGATTAATTGCTGGAATAACGAATATTGTAATTCGATCAGGTGTTGATCCGGAAACGTCACTTGTGTCTATTCTAAACTTTATTGGTTGGGGCTTGTTTAGCTACCTTGGCATTTTCGTTGGGATAAACGCAGCCAAGGAATTTGGTGGAACCCCTGCCCTCGGCGGTATCGCTGGTATTTTAATTATTAACCCAGCACTCGCTGAAATTACGCTTTTTGGTGAACAGCTTGTGCCTGGTCGAGGCGGCTTAGTAGGCGTCATGCTTGCAGCGTTTTTCATGGCATGGACCGAGCGCCGCGTGCGTCGTTTTGTTCCATCTTCCCTCGATATTATCGTGACGCCAACGATCTCTGTTTTGATTACGGGGTTTGCGACATTAATTGTCCTACAACCAATTGGTGGATTTGTATCAGACCTTATCACAAAAGGGCTACTAGGATTAATTGACGCAGGAGGTATTTTCTCAGGATTGATTCTAGCAGGAACGTTCCTTCCTCTAGTTGTTACTGGGCTTCATCAAGGGCTTACGCCTGTTCACATGGAATTAATCAACACGATTGGTGATGATCCATTGCTTCCGATCCTTGCTATGGGAGGCGCTGGTCAAGTAGGGGCTGCCTTCGCGATATATTTCAAAACGAAAAATAAGAAACTAAGAAAAGTGATCAAAGCTGGGTTGCCAGTCGGCATTTTAGGGATCGGAGAACCACTGATTTTCGGTGTGACGCTACCACTTGGTCGTCCATTTATTACGGCATGTCTTGGCGCAGCCATTGGAGGCGCGTTTGCTGCATTCTTTAAAGTGGCGACAATTGCGATCGGAGTATCTGGCTTACCGCTAATCTTCCTCGTGAATTCGAATCAAATTTTATATTATATTATTTCTCTCGTTGTTGCTTATTTCTTTGGTTTTGTCTTCACGTATCTCTTCGGGTTTAAAGAAGAAATGACCGTTGCGATTGATAAAGGAGCTTCAAAGAACACAGCTGCATAA
- a CDS encoding DUF871 domain-containing protein gives MLGISVYLGSDGGDVEQRLERAKSIGFDAIFTSLHIPEDDHSLYQTRLKELGQLARKFEMELVADISPESITHLNIQHYEELLDWGVNGVRPDYGYTDDLIVSLSQLMKVGLNASTISREEIETWLEMGANVSNLEAWHNYYPRPETGLDVNFFSERNRLFKEYGIQTMAFIPGDQNLRGPIYSGLPTLEKHRSMSPHMACAELLYHYQVDKVLIGDISVSDSQLEKLSLLAKGVIPLEVSKVDDQFESFHVKGKHRNRPDPARDVIRSVESRQLQHRPEPIPSLKRKRGAITIDNMNYGRYAGEIQLVKHDLPEDDRVNVIGNVIREDLPLLNYIGASQPFELLLKIDATHERN, from the coding sequence ATGCTTGGAATATCTGTTTATCTTGGAAGTGATGGAGGAGATGTTGAGCAACGCTTAGAAAGAGCTAAATCAATTGGATTCGATGCTATCTTTACATCCCTCCATATTCCTGAAGATGATCATTCGCTCTATCAAACTCGTTTGAAAGAGCTTGGTCAATTAGCAAGGAAATTTGAGATGGAGCTTGTCGCAGATATTTCGCCAGAATCCATTACCCATTTAAATATTCAACATTATGAAGAGTTATTGGACTGGGGAGTGAATGGCGTTCGTCCGGACTATGGTTATACCGATGATCTAATTGTTTCTTTATCTCAGTTGATGAAAGTGGGCTTAAATGCAAGTACTATTTCGAGAGAGGAAATTGAGACGTGGCTTGAAATGGGTGCAAACGTTTCTAACCTCGAGGCCTGGCATAATTACTACCCAAGACCAGAAACTGGATTAGACGTTAATTTTTTTTCGGAACGAAATCGCTTATTTAAAGAATATGGCATTCAAACAATGGCGTTTATTCCAGGCGATCAAAACCTTCGAGGACCGATTTACTCTGGCCTTCCAACGCTTGAGAAACATCGTTCTATGTCTCCTCATATGGCCTGTGCTGAGCTACTATATCATTATCAAGTTGACAAAGTCCTGATAGGAGATATTTCAGTCAGTGATAGTCAATTAGAAAAGCTTTCACTCCTTGCAAAAGGAGTGATTCCGCTTGAGGTTTCGAAAGTGGATGATCAGTTTGAAAGTTTTCATGTGAAGGGAAAACATAGGAACCGTCCCGATCCAGCGCGGGATGTGATCCGTTCAGTAGAGTCGAGACAGTTACAACATCGTCCTGAACCAATACCTTCATTAAAAAGAAAACGCGGCGCCATCACGATTGATAATATGAACTATGGCCGCTATGCTGGTGAAATTCAGCTTGTAAAGCACGATCTTCCGGAGGACGATCGTGTGAATGTTATTGGAAATGTGATTAGAGAAGATTTGCCTCTATTAAATTACATTGGGGCATCTCAACCGTTTGAATTACTTTTGAAAATTGATGCTACTCATGAAAGGAATTAA